The Pseudoalteromonas aliena SW19 genome includes a region encoding these proteins:
- a CDS encoding PKD domain-containing protein has product MILFRFVSLLLLLGLTACEKASVPSDTSPNLNLTVNAPSIVDVGDTVDLSAMVSINGTDVSSGVTYIWEDKSAQPIGLTSNNNNTASFVTLAGIDEAKILVTALFENSSVSKTTTITINPPPNLELSVTAPSIVDVGDTVDLSAMVSINGTDVSSGVTYEWEDKSAQSIGLASKDNTAHFVAVAGIDEPIVLVTASYKGAIVSEKVSVAVLSSVQPVEIGALTISGPTKVKSSHEVILNALYTETSVVKSNATIAWAQDEGLDVGPIINNGELSFTAPDVNQDTEFAFSAQTTNDAGELFDTLWFVTITPPDIAFTNQPNTGQQTAHAVKQATSGDTVHLTAQVSQTGGGGSFTYAWTQVQVTGTPVVIIHTDTSKPTATFVAPSVAGKLTFNVTATESGSGKSISQTQVVNVLGKPFSPQQGAQHEVYNGHGVISLKGRVQGGTAPFTYAWSQTSGPTAPITSLTAENPDVTPPTVTTDTDFTWVVSVTDANGQQVTSTHVVTVKAAPKLAVSILHPASADVAEGDTVLPQSHISGGTGNYSIRWTSSVVTLIDETTAAPRFVVPTVSKDTNIVVNLAVSDGVNQITRSVRYTAKPLFTVNSHQNQSGSNLATGPNQSTHQNNQIESGKTFKPSVDVHENAASGGTFTYVWAVVKPNPAPADLVIAGANTSQPVVSAPSVTSTTPVELQAVISYSVNGKSISKTVQSQYQVVPYNSPSKPTLTLSMAGHESVIGGRLANPTVSVMNAAGTITYKWTQISGPNIVGGIIGDTTGNPYFTVPTITGGHQNLVLEVEVGDGTEVKTAQVTFDIDPLNIPPKLPLTVVASNDETVVANAVVTPRATVTNSNGTPTYAWAQTSGTTIIITDANTATPSFTAPTTSGTIVLEVTVTDNDNTLITDTVSYQVQTAIKLTAGAPIRSVSEGNTVDLLASTTDVNGTATYAWSVVSDGGTGVVTGDIANPALANTSLDIPAVDQDRILILEVIATDSANSATAKATVTINISDLKMRVDLGAGANIPSGDTGHLHANVSSGKGPFSYAWTDSTPPSLSTTSTNNPSFTAPNVTHSVDLQFGVTVTDSLNNTASGSIIMTVEQPPFSVNAGVDFSVTEGSTVQLRAQGVNGAGAIWQWKQTAGQNVSLSDATLANPTFIAPSQAEGVKETFSFTVTGTSNGQVKSASVNVVVQGVPDIDAHSNNVSVHAGATVNLAGSVTGAGTVENLAWTQSSAGLSVGTITNASAIGDVKYLNASFVAPAVNADTTLTFDFTATGAGNVVHVPVTVTITANPLTVSAGSDIRVRSGATVQLHAVSSNAANYTWSQTVGTPTVTLINGNTNGASFVAPDVTADTTLTFEVDVTGGGIPGTDTVNVTVFEPTIVVNTNSAHRINLIADDSEPPTFIDTTFADSVSGSDVTPATTTWTITPNPTPPATLDMVFSGLNTATLEINPIGASKGTYTATMTAGDSANHYQSGSKSFVIDIKPATPPMPKTVDLSANTGLTVAGIAGNHSLHVPTISGGLPPYHYNWGLGADANGLVITGGTTDNPTVAFPAVPSTCNAISGKISLTVTDANGDTATGDVTYSSTPSLNPIKPVSCQICRGPKFICERSHVLTVCDVSLSSHKSGTVNSDLQYCINDIENLQDGSRYVTRRCATAEEVNHDWFISKASTSNEASGIKELGNLGRLDPLAHGYNVVILKDRHFTFSAACKGDNCNLETVPDDLLGVTNGVPNSITGVPPTPKAGVCP; this is encoded by the coding sequence ATGATTTTATTTCGTTTTGTAAGTTTATTGTTACTTTTGGGGTTAACCGCTTGCGAGAAAGCAAGTGTTCCTTCAGACACCTCTCCTAATTTAAATTTAACGGTTAATGCACCTTCTATAGTTGATGTCGGTGATACAGTCGACTTGAGTGCCATGGTCAGTATTAACGGAACAGATGTAAGTAGTGGTGTAACTTATATATGGGAAGATAAATCTGCACAACCCATAGGTTTAACGAGTAATAATAATAATACAGCTAGCTTTGTTACTTTAGCAGGTATTGATGAAGCGAAAATATTGGTTACAGCCTTATTTGAAAATTCCTCTGTAAGCAAAACGACTACTATAACGATTAATCCTCCCCCTAATTTAGAGTTATCTGTCACGGCTCCTTCTATAGTTGATGTCGGTGATACAGTCGACTTGAGTGCCATGGTCAGTATTAACGGAACAGATGTAAGTAGTGGAGTTACTTATGAGTGGGAAGATAAATCTGCACAGTCAATCGGTTTGGCTAGTAAGGATAATACCGCTCACTTTGTTGCAGTCGCAGGTATTGACGAACCGATTGTGCTAGTCACAGCAAGCTACAAAGGCGCGATAGTGAGCGAAAAAGTGTCCGTTGCTGTGCTTAGCTCAGTGCAACCTGTTGAAATAGGAGCGTTGACTATTAGTGGACCCACTAAGGTTAAGTCGTCTCATGAAGTCATTTTAAATGCGCTGTATACAGAAACCAGCGTAGTAAAGTCGAATGCTACTATTGCTTGGGCACAAGACGAAGGCCTTGATGTGGGACCGATTATAAATAATGGCGAACTTTCTTTTACCGCACCAGATGTTAACCAAGATACAGAGTTTGCCTTTAGTGCTCAAACCACTAACGATGCGGGTGAACTTTTTGATACATTGTGGTTTGTCACGATAACCCCCCCAGATATTGCCTTTACTAATCAACCGAATACAGGGCAACAAACGGCTCATGCAGTAAAACAAGCTACTTCCGGTGATACAGTTCACTTAACCGCACAAGTTAGCCAAACAGGCGGTGGCGGCTCATTTACTTATGCTTGGACACAAGTACAAGTCACGGGTACCCCGGTTGTTATAATTCATACCGACACCTCTAAACCTACCGCAACTTTTGTCGCGCCTTCTGTCGCAGGGAAGTTGACTTTTAATGTAACAGCTACAGAATCTGGCAGTGGAAAAAGTATTTCTCAAACGCAAGTAGTTAACGTATTAGGCAAGCCGTTTAGCCCACAGCAAGGTGCGCAGCACGAGGTTTATAATGGCCATGGCGTTATCTCCTTAAAAGGCAGAGTGCAAGGCGGCACAGCGCCATTTACTTATGCGTGGTCTCAAACAAGTGGTCCTACAGCGCCGATTACAAGCCTTACAGCTGAAAACCCTGATGTAACACCGCCAACAGTCACAACCGATACAGACTTTACGTGGGTAGTAAGCGTTACCGATGCGAATGGCCAACAAGTTACATCTACGCATGTAGTCACTGTAAAAGCAGCCCCTAAGTTAGCTGTTTCTATATTACACCCTGCAAGCGCGGACGTTGCTGAAGGCGACACTGTTCTGCCGCAATCACACATTAGTGGAGGCACAGGCAATTATTCCATTCGTTGGACGAGCTCTGTAGTTACCTTGATTGATGAAACTACCGCAGCACCAAGATTTGTTGTGCCAACAGTCAGCAAAGACACTAACATTGTCGTGAATTTGGCAGTGAGCGACGGCGTTAATCAAATCACGCGAAGTGTAAGATACACAGCTAAACCTTTATTTACGGTAAATTCGCATCAGAACCAAAGCGGCAGTAACCTAGCCACAGGTCCTAATCAAAGTACACATCAGAACAATCAAATTGAGTCAGGCAAGACCTTTAAACCCAGTGTTGATGTACACGAAAATGCTGCATCTGGTGGTACTTTTACGTATGTATGGGCAGTAGTGAAACCTAACCCCGCACCTGCAGATTTAGTCATTGCAGGTGCCAATACTTCACAGCCTGTTGTGAGTGCACCTAGTGTTACCAGTACAACACCTGTTGAGTTGCAAGCTGTTATTTCTTATAGCGTTAATGGTAAAAGCATTAGTAAAACGGTTCAGTCTCAATATCAAGTTGTTCCATATAATTCACCTAGTAAACCCACATTAACATTAAGCATGGCGGGGCATGAAAGTGTGATTGGTGGTCGTCTAGCGAACCCTACTGTTTCGGTCATGAATGCAGCAGGCACCATCACTTACAAGTGGACACAAATAAGTGGGCCAAATATTGTTGGGGGTATCATTGGTGATACGACAGGCAATCCTTACTTTACAGTGCCAACCATCACCGGTGGTCATCAAAATTTAGTATTAGAAGTTGAAGTGGGTGATGGCACTGAAGTCAAAACAGCGCAAGTAACTTTTGATATTGACCCATTAAACATACCACCGAAATTACCATTGACTGTTGTCGCGTCTAATGATGAAACAGTTGTTGCTAACGCAGTGGTAACCCCAAGAGCGACTGTAACAAACTCTAATGGCACGCCGACTTATGCATGGGCTCAAACCAGTGGCACAACCATTATAATTACCGATGCAAATACGGCAACGCCAAGTTTTACGGCGCCCACAACCAGTGGTACGATAGTACTTGAGGTCACCGTAACAGATAATGACAATACCCTTATTACGGACACGGTAAGCTATCAAGTGCAAACAGCTATCAAACTCACTGCAGGAGCGCCTATACGTTCGGTATCTGAAGGAAATACAGTTGATTTACTTGCATCAACAACAGATGTAAATGGCACGGCGACTTATGCTTGGAGCGTTGTAAGTGATGGCGGTACCGGTGTGGTAACAGGAGATATTGCCAACCCTGCGCTAGCTAATACCAGTCTTGATATTCCAGCAGTTGACCAAGATAGAATCTTGATTTTAGAAGTTATTGCAACTGACAGTGCTAACTCTGCAACCGCTAAAGCGACAGTTACTATTAACATTAGTGATTTAAAAATGCGAGTCGACTTAGGGGCGGGGGCAAATATCCCTTCTGGAGACACCGGCCATTTACATGCCAATGTTTCTAGCGGTAAAGGTCCTTTTAGTTATGCATGGACAGACTCTACCCCTCCTAGCCTTAGCACTACTAGCACCAATAACCCGAGTTTTACAGCACCTAATGTTACCCACAGTGTTGATTTACAATTTGGCGTTACGGTAACCGATAGTCTTAATAATACCGCTTCAGGTAGTATTATAATGACCGTAGAACAACCGCCGTTTAGTGTTAATGCAGGCGTTGACTTCTCGGTAACAGAAGGCAGTACCGTTCAATTACGCGCTCAGGGAGTAAATGGTGCAGGAGCAATATGGCAATGGAAGCAAACCGCAGGTCAAAACGTTTCATTGTCTGATGCAACACTGGCTAATCCAACCTTTATTGCACCTTCACAAGCGGAAGGCGTGAAAGAAACGTTTAGTTTTACCGTGACAGGCACCAGCAATGGACAAGTTAAAAGTGCGTCTGTAAATGTTGTTGTTCAGGGCGTTCCTGATATTGATGCGCATTCAAACAATGTTTCAGTTCATGCGGGAGCAACGGTTAATCTAGCTGGTAGTGTTACAGGCGCGGGTACTGTCGAAAATTTAGCATGGACTCAGAGTTCGGCGGGACTATCTGTAGGTACTATTACTAACGCTTCTGCAATAGGCGATGTAAAATATTTAAATGCGAGTTTTGTTGCACCTGCCGTTAACGCAGATACAACCCTGACCTTTGACTTTACCGCAACAGGCGCAGGCAATGTAGTACATGTACCTGTTACTGTTACTATTACTGCTAACCCCTTAACGGTAAGTGCAGGTAGCGATATTCGTGTTAGATCGGGCGCAACGGTTCAGCTACACGCTGTATCAAGCAATGCGGCTAACTACACATGGTCACAAACAGTAGGCACTCCTACGGTAACGCTGATTAATGGCAATACCAATGGCGCAAGTTTCGTCGCGCCTGATGTAACTGCGGACACAACGCTGACCTTTGAAGTTGATGTAACAGGTGGTGGAATACCGGGAACTGACACAGTTAATGTGACTGTTTTCGAACCAACCATCGTAGTAAATACGAACAGCGCCCACCGTATTAACCTAATCGCAGATGATTCGGAGCCGCCGACCTTTATTGACACAACCTTTGCAGATAGCGTAAGTGGTAGTGACGTCACGCCAGCCACAACAACATGGACGATTACCCCTAATCCGACTCCCCCCGCAACATTGGACATGGTGTTTTCTGGATTGAATACGGCAACTTTGGAAATCAACCCAATTGGCGCTTCAAAAGGTACTTACACAGCGACGATGACAGCAGGTGATTCTGCTAACCATTACCAATCAGGCAGCAAGTCATTTGTTATTGACATTAAACCTGCTACTCCGCCGATGCCTAAAACTGTTGATCTTAGTGCGAATACAGGGCTAACAGTGGCAGGTATTGCAGGCAATCATTCACTGCATGTCCCAACCATCTCGGGAGGTTTACCACCTTACCATTATAATTGGGGGCTAGGTGCCGATGCCAATGGCTTAGTAATTACCGGTGGTACTACAGACAATCCAACCGTCGCTTTTCCTGCGGTACCTAGCACTTGTAATGCTATTTCAGGGAAAATATCGCTCACCGTTACAGACGCCAATGGTGATACCGCTACTGGCGATGTAACATATAGCAGCACACCTTCGTTAAATCCAATTAAACCAGTAAGTTGTCAGATTTGTCGCGGCCCTAAATTTATTTGTGAGCGCTCACATGTTTTAACAGTTTGTGATGTTTCTTTGAGTAGCCATAAGTCGGGGACGGTCAATTCCGATTTACAATATTGTATTAATGATATTGAAAACCTCCAAGATGGTTCACGCTATGTAACCCGTCGCTGCGCTACCGCGGAAGAAGTAAACCACGATTGGTTTATTAGCAAAGCTTCAACGTCTAACGAAGCAAGCGGTATTAAGGAACTAGGAAATTTGGGGCGGCTCGATCCTTTGGCTCATGGCTACAATGTGGTGATATTGAAGGATAGACACTTTACTTTTTCAGCAGCTTGTAAAGGTGATAACTGTAATCTAGAAACTGTTCCTGATGATCTTCTTGGTGTGACAAATGGCGTACCTAATAGTATTACAGGGGTTCCGCCTACACCGAAAGCAGGTGTTTGTCCTTAG
- a CDS encoding winged helix-turn-helix domain-containing protein: MKTHAIRFSISGLNKWLHQHNFSYKYPKGVPHKFDEEKQAIFIKEYEELKAQTADETLYFIDAMHPTQATKVSCGWIRKGQDKPLATTGSRTRLNLIGAIDLNNLTAAHVKRYEKALNLTPTLI, encoded by the coding sequence TTGAAAACTCATGCGATCCGCTTTTCTATTTCAGGGTTGAATAAATGGCTCCATCAGCACAATTTTAGCTACAAGTATCCTAAGGGCGTACCCCATAAATTTGATGAAGAAAAACAAGCTATTTTTATTAAAGAGTATGAAGAGTTAAAAGCGCAAACAGCTGATGAAACACTCTATTTCATTGATGCGATGCACCCAACTCAAGCAACAAAAGTAAGTTGTGGTTGGATAAGAAAAGGACAGGATAAACCGCTAGCAACCACTGGGAGTCGAACACGATTAAATCTTATTGGTGCGATTGACTTAAATAACTTAACAGCGGCACACGTAAAGCGCTATGAGAAAGCCCTAAACTTGACACCCACTCTAATTTAG
- the istB gene encoding IS21-like element helper ATPase IstB has product MDNFTASLSLMLKQLKLSTMLQQWNTLDKKAIEEQWSPQQYLSELCHIELATRDDKRLQRLLNDAKLLVGKHLSSFDFPLVDGVSKPLVADLINQPDWLKHGGNILLFGASGLGKTHIASSIGYGLIEQGYKIKFVAASAIVQQLQQAKRHLRLQDEVIKLDKYSLLIVDDVGYVRKTEQETRVLFELIAHRYERHSMIITSNKSFEQWDELFEGSTMTVAAIDRLVHHATIIHC; this is encoded by the coding sequence ATGGATAACTTCACGGCCTCGCTATCTTTAATGCTGAAACAATTAAAGCTTAGCACTATGCTTCAACAGTGGAATACCCTGGACAAAAAAGCGATAGAAGAACAATGGAGCCCACAGCAATACTTGTCTGAGCTGTGTCATATTGAACTTGCGACACGCGATGACAAACGCCTTCAGCGGCTTTTAAACGATGCAAAATTGCTAGTGGGTAAACACCTTAGCAGCTTCGACTTTCCCCTTGTTGATGGGGTGAGTAAGCCCCTTGTTGCTGATTTAATAAATCAGCCGGATTGGTTGAAGCACGGTGGCAATATATTGTTATTTGGCGCCAGTGGTCTTGGTAAAACGCATATCGCCAGTAGCATCGGTTATGGCCTTATCGAGCAGGGCTATAAAATTAAGTTCGTTGCCGCGTCAGCGATTGTTCAACAACTCCAGCAGGCAAAGCGACATTTACGCTTGCAAGATGAAGTTATAAAACTCGATAAATATAGCTTATTAATCGTTGATGACGTTGGTTACGTTCGAAAAACGGAACAGGAAACGAGAGTGTTGTTTGAATTGATAGCCCATCGCTATGAGCGACACAGCATGATCATCACATCAAACAAATCATTTGAGCAATGGGATGAACTATTTGAAGGTTCAACAATGACTGTCGCGGCAATCGATCGCTTGGTTCATCATGCAACGATTATTCATTGCTAA
- a CDS encoding helix-turn-helix domain-containing protein codes for MKVLDFYSNEDHDTSINKIELTAEQKADLEAFHDTSRDGRIRDRIKAVLLRSEGWSAAMIAQALRLHETTITRHINDYISKNKLAPENGGSHPYLSHEQTADVIEHITQNTYRYSYETSSTY; via the coding sequence ATGAAGGTGCTTGATTTTTACAGTAATGAGGATCATGATACCAGCATTAACAAAATTGAACTGACCGCCGAACAAAAAGCAGACCTTGAAGCCTTTCATGACACAAGTCGTGATGGCCGTATTCGAGATCGCATCAAAGCGGTATTACTGCGCTCTGAAGGTTGGTCAGCAGCGATGATTGCTCAAGCATTGCGACTTCATGAAACCACGATTACCAGACACATCAATGATTATATAAGTAAAAACAAGCTAGCACCTGAAAATGGGGGCTCACACCCTTATTTAAGTCACGAGCAAACTGCGGATGTCATTGAACATATTACGCAAAATACTTATCGTTATTCTTACGAAACATCGAGTACATATTGA
- a CDS encoding transposase, whose protein sequence is MAIARKRQVSLVDTKYYHCISRCVRRAFLCGEDHFTGQSYEHRRGWVEDKLLELAKIFCIDVCAYAVMSNHTHLVLYVDDKKANRLNDKAIVIRWHKLCKGTVLTQKYIQDEKLSKAEFIFFNQTVKEYRERLSSISWFMRVLNEDIARRANKEDNCTGRFWEGRFSSQALLDEAALAACMAYVDLNPIRAKMAKTPEESDHTSAQVRLICAKEGKQPKQLLRFAGMPRQIMPKGLPFELKSYLELVELTGRIIREDKRGYIDNINLPLLERLTISPENWLKLTTQFTRVFHGAVGRPISQASYCENLNRKRRANISNCEKLLA, encoded by the coding sequence ATGGCAATCGCAAGAAAGCGTCAAGTAAGTTTGGTTGATACAAAGTACTACCACTGTATATCACGTTGTGTTCGGCGTGCTTTTTTGTGCGGTGAAGACCATTTTACTGGTCAATCTTACGAGCACCGCAGAGGGTGGGTTGAAGACAAACTGCTAGAGTTAGCCAAGATATTTTGTATTGACGTCTGTGCTTATGCTGTTATGAGCAATCATACGCACTTAGTCCTGTATGTTGATGATAAAAAGGCGAATAGACTGAATGATAAAGCGATTGTTATTCGCTGGCACAAGCTGTGTAAAGGTACTGTCCTTACGCAAAAGTACATACAAGATGAGAAGTTAAGTAAAGCTGAATTCATCTTTTTTAATCAAACAGTAAAGGAGTATCGAGAACGCCTATCAAGTATTAGCTGGTTTATGCGAGTGTTAAATGAAGACATTGCGCGCAGGGCAAATAAAGAAGATAACTGCACTGGGAGGTTTTGGGAGGGACGATTTAGTTCACAAGCATTATTGGATGAAGCTGCACTTGCGGCCTGCATGGCGTATGTAGATTTAAACCCCATCAGAGCCAAAATGGCAAAGACACCAGAAGAATCAGACCATACCAGTGCTCAAGTACGGCTAATATGCGCAAAAGAAGGCAAGCAGCCAAAACAATTACTCCGCTTTGCAGGCATGCCACGTCAAATAATGCCAAAAGGGCTACCGTTTGAGCTTAAATCGTACCTTGAACTTGTTGAACTAACAGGGCGAATAATACGAGAGGATAAACGCGGGTATATTGATAATATAAACCTTCCTTTGCTTGAAAGGCTTACTATATCCCCAGAAAACTGGTTGAAACTCACCACACAATTTACACGCGTATTTCATGGCGCAGTAGGCAGGCCTATCTCACAAGCAAGTTATTGCGAAAATTTAAATCGAAAACGGCGAGCTAATATAAGTAATTGTGAAAAGCTATTGGCATAA